A stretch of Chitinophaga caeni DNA encodes these proteins:
- a CDS encoding PKD-like family lipoprotein produces MKSSYIFILFFSFIFMASCVKDDSTHDLETLNQIEINDTTATGVILQFDTLTIVPEIEQSIPVPEDELLYAWTLRAEDGYGDLVFLDSSRNLHKPIGVLPGDYTVTYRVTVKSTGVMFMKLFPLKVINRFSLGWLLLEDNSGTGDISIVLPNDTVVNHIYSELNPGEPLNMPLKEIGITDTYAGKYINIFSENQGIRLDYDVLLKDSEMKDWFWEAPTNLHPEKFTRLSSSLANIINNGLLHIYVAGGFPGDVKYMNALPFPGGKGADYALAPFIGIGPGPYDGKTSYTGLYYDTKTKGFLYLTGASLIPQFQFFNAPTASGAFNMNEIGKELLSMDLAYKANMYNNVFKDENGELFLYQVELANSEPATLMQNITAVNPSLKGATMFASSVLLPQVYCVKGQNIYLYEIPSNTSTPILSIAAGETVTKLKINSTSMQVATWDGAHGHFYIYDIDAYGKLSLSKEFSGFGKIVDFVYKG; encoded by the coding sequence ATGAAATCATCATATATTTTTATTTTATTCTTCAGCTTCATCTTCATGGCATCCTGTGTAAAGGATGACAGTACGCATGACCTGGAAACGCTCAACCAGATTGAGATTAATGACACTACGGCTACCGGTGTGATTTTACAATTCGATACGCTTACGATAGTTCCCGAAATAGAACAAAGTATTCCCGTACCGGAAGATGAATTGCTATATGCCTGGACGCTCCGCGCCGAAGATGGCTACGGGGATCTCGTTTTCCTAGATAGCAGCCGGAATTTGCACAAACCCATCGGCGTATTACCCGGCGATTATACGGTTACCTACCGTGTAACGGTAAAGTCAACCGGTGTCATGTTCATGAAACTCTTTCCTTTGAAAGTGATCAACCGTTTCAGCTTAGGTTGGTTACTGCTGGAAGATAATAGCGGGACAGGCGATATTTCGATTGTATTACCGAATGATACGGTTGTAAACCATATTTATTCTGAATTGAATCCCGGCGAACCATTAAATATGCCATTAAAAGAAATTGGTATCACCGACACGTATGCAGGGAAATATATCAATATATTTTCAGAGAACCAGGGGATCCGTTTGGATTATGACGTGTTGTTGAAAGACTCCGAAATGAAAGATTGGTTTTGGGAAGCCCCTACAAATTTACATCCCGAGAAGTTTACACGTTTGTCATCATCATTGGCTAACATTATCAACAACGGTTTATTGCATATTTATGTAGCCGGTGGGTTTCCTGGTGATGTTAAATATATGAACGCGCTACCATTTCCCGGTGGAAAAGGTGCGGATTATGCATTAGCGCCCTTTATCGGCATTGGTCCGGGGCCTTATGATGGAAAAACGAGTTATACGGGATTGTATTATGATACCAAGACGAAGGGTTTCCTATATTTAACCGGTGCAAGCTTAATTCCGCAATTCCAATTCTTTAACGCCCCAACTGCCAGCGGCGCATTTAATATGAATGAAATCGGCAAAGAATTGTTGAGTATGGACTTAGCTTATAAAGCTAATATGTACAATAATGTCTTTAAAGATGAGAATGGGGAACTGTTTTTATACCAAGTGGAATTGGCGAACTCCGAACCGGCTACCTTGATGCAAAATATCACTGCCGTTAATCCTAGTTTGAAAGGCGCTACAATGTTTGCAAGCTCCGTTTTGCTGCCCCAGGTTTATTGTGTAAAAGGACAAAATATTTACTTGTACGAGATTCCGTCTAATACTTCGACACCAATTCTGTCGATAGCTGCGGGAGAAACGGTTACGAAGTTGAAGATCAATAGTACTTCGATGCAAGTAGCTACATGGGATGGCGCGCATGGACATTTTTATATATATGATATCGATGCCTACGGAAAATTGTCACTAAGTAAAGAATTTTCCGGCTTTGGTAAGATCGTAGATTTTGTTTACAAAGGTTAA
- a CDS encoding DUF4843 domain-containing protein has product MKSIYKFLFTISCIAACYACSKEERLMFDEPAGIYFYDGTNVVDKDSVDYSFIIKPDTLVQDTVYLYLRISGEASDVDRAVNIGFTGKTTAIEGKHFTLTPPVIKAGEYDAEVPVYLHRTEDMQDSTFVIQFEIKDNEVFRQGPTDRLLYKITVTDQLIKPSDWQTLFYGSYSKVKHQFMVSRLGTTAITISTGAQFSQIMSILQKMRVELLNYEKENGPLFDENGDRVTFPTL; this is encoded by the coding sequence ATGAAATCTATATATAAATTTCTCTTTACTATTTCCTGCATCGCTGCATGTTACGCATGCTCCAAGGAAGAGCGCTTGATGTTTGATGAGCCTGCCGGAATATATTTTTATGATGGTACCAATGTAGTGGACAAGGATAGCGTTGATTATTCTTTTATCATCAAGCCGGATACTTTGGTACAAGACACCGTGTACTTGTATTTACGCATCAGCGGTGAAGCCAGTGATGTCGATAGGGCGGTCAATATCGGTTTTACCGGTAAAACAACGGCTATAGAAGGCAAGCATTTCACCTTGACGCCCCCGGTGATTAAAGCCGGCGAATATGATGCCGAGGTGCCGGTTTATTTACATCGCACGGAAGATATGCAAGACAGCACCTTCGTGATTCAATTTGAAATTAAGGATAACGAAGTTTTCAGGCAGGGACCAACAGATCGGTTATTGTATAAAATAACCGTAACGGATCAATTGATAAAACCAAGCGATTGGCAAACCTTGTTCTACGGAAGTTACTCAAAAGTGAAACACCAGTTCATGGTATCCCGATTGGGAACCACGGCCATCACCATTTCAACAGGCGCACAATTCTCTCAAATCATGTCCATCCTGCAAAAAATGCGCGTGGAATTGTTGAATTACGAAAAAGAAAACGGGCCCTTATTTGATGAGAATGGTGACCGGGTAACGTTCCCGACGCTATAG
- a CDS encoding RagB/SusD family nutrient uptake outer membrane protein, which produces MNIISKYISGFTLAGLLMCTACSKWLDVKPSTQVSETEQFSSEQGFKDALIGVYQQMAQSSLYGKELTYSFVDILGQNYTSTVQSDHNEFRLATYDYTDANVVDRINAIWSSGYSAIAQVNYILRNIDKQKDVFSGDNYNIIKGEALGLRAYLHFDLLRLFAPAAAEPGASAIPYMKDFTVVPQDRLTVEEVIQACLTDLQDAEELLSAYPEQDQITAPSYPNGDNFLAYRQNHLNYWAVKATMARVYLYNGQGDLAYNKAKEVLATDYFRFLLPSELNAAEESVDRTGTHEHVFSIYVSNLKTFTDIYFRTPAVSDLKSQYIVSTQRRIDLFETSTGGTSSEVRINPVLWESSVGIVYPSKLWQEENNAENYKKRIPLIKLSEMILIAAETAPTLEERLDYLNEFKGARKTKLITDAVDDDYLQSEVAKEYRKDFICEGQLFYFYKRKQYTNIPGAISGTLTNAQYVLPLPQQEIEFGK; this is translated from the coding sequence ATGAATATTATATCTAAATATATATCAGGTTTTACCTTGGCCGGCTTGCTTATGTGTACGGCGTGTTCCAAGTGGTTAGACGTGAAGCCGTCTACCCAGGTTTCTGAAACAGAACAATTTTCAAGCGAACAGGGATTCAAAGATGCACTGATCGGCGTTTATCAACAGATGGCTCAATCCAGCTTATATGGCAAGGAATTGACTTATAGTTTCGTTGATATACTCGGGCAAAATTATACCAGCACCGTACAATCCGATCATAACGAATTCCGCTTGGCAACTTATGATTATACGGATGCTAATGTCGTAGACCGTATCAATGCTATCTGGTCCTCCGGGTACAGCGCTATCGCGCAGGTCAATTACATCTTGAGAAATATTGACAAGCAAAAAGATGTGTTCAGCGGGGATAATTACAATATCATCAAAGGAGAAGCGCTGGGTTTGAGGGCCTACCTGCATTTCGACTTATTGCGTTTATTCGCCCCCGCCGCTGCTGAACCGGGAGCTTCAGCAATACCTTATATGAAGGATTTTACCGTTGTGCCGCAAGATCGTTTGACTGTTGAAGAAGTTATTCAAGCCTGCTTGACCGATTTGCAAGATGCAGAGGAGTTATTATCTGCCTATCCCGAACAAGACCAGATCACGGCGCCTAGCTATCCTAACGGGGATAACTTTCTTGCTTACCGCCAGAATCATCTCAACTATTGGGCTGTGAAAGCAACGATGGCAAGGGTTTACCTATACAACGGGCAAGGCGACCTGGCTTACAATAAAGCCAAGGAAGTGCTGGCAACCGATTATTTCCGGTTCTTACTCCCTTCGGAATTAAATGCAGCCGAAGAGTCCGTTGATCGTACCGGGACGCATGAACATGTTTTTTCTATCTACGTATCGAACCTGAAAACATTTACGGACATATATTTCAGGACCCCGGCAGTTTCTGATTTAAAATCGCAATATATCGTTTCCACGCAAAGGAGGATCGACCTTTTCGAAACAAGTACGGGCGGCACCAGCTCCGAAGTGCGTATCAATCCCGTATTATGGGAAAGCAGCGTGGGGATCGTTTACCCTTCCAAATTATGGCAGGAAGAAAATAATGCTGAGAATTACAAGAAAAGAATTCCATTGATCAAGCTTTCAGAAATGATCCTGATCGCGGCAGAAACGGCCCCGACATTGGAAGAAAGATTGGACTACCTGAATGAATTCAAAGGAGCCCGGAAAACAAAATTAATTACGGACGCTGTAGACGATGACTATTTACAAAGTGAAGTAGCAAAGGAATACCGTAAGGATTTTATTTGTGAAGGACAGTTGTTTTATTTCTATAAAAGGAAACAGTATACAAACATTCCGGGGGCTATCAGCGGCACATTGACAAATGCCCAGTATGTATTACCGCTGCCGCAACAAGAAATCGAATTTGGAAAATAA